The following proteins come from a genomic window of Paenibacillus spongiae:
- the rnpM gene encoding RNase P modulator RnpM, which produces MRPRKIPLRKCVACQQMMPKKQLIRIVRTPDEAILIDLTGKKAGRGAYLCGKVECFKLAKKTKALDRALKQPVGAEIYDQLEKDFIEVEETFIANKEREDDDE; this is translated from the coding sequence ATGAGACCAAGAAAAATACCTTTACGTAAATGCGTAGCATGTCAGCAGATGATGCCGAAGAAACAACTCATTCGTATCGTACGTACGCCCGATGAAGCGATTCTGATCGACTTGACAGGCAAGAAAGCGGGACGCGGCGCTTATTTATGCGGCAAAGTGGAATGCTTCAAGCTGGCCAAGAAGACGAAGGCGCTGGACCGGGCACTCAAACAGCCAGTGGGTGCGGAAATTTACGACCAGCTCGAAAAGGACTTCATCGAAGTCGAAGAGACGTTCATCGCCAACAAGGAACGGGAAGATGACGATGAATAA